The following are from one region of the Gambusia affinis linkage group LG02, SWU_Gaff_1.0, whole genome shotgun sequence genome:
- the si:dkey-163f14.6 gene encoding P-selectin, whose amino-acid sequence MGLLVPLVTLALVQVSVFGDTGCSRFQNLDNGQTFFRYGGLMVIFRCHPGYKLHGHKTNSCVSGHWSRELPVCVGSGCSHPGSISHGTSRMNEDGSWAEFSCNRGFRLHGPLMIYCKGHTWNSTKPDCKEADIMSSVSLNSLYDLNALQKLQISAAFKNQLLHFKAVGGGASKEARLRFDRLPYAPFKMLKGERYNLTNPRGDLIEQSQCSSGGTETTQGTRRFDSVAQTSHDSARNSDKAAQMFSSEDDFPSTVRSAHQTDESRLSTTPAPAGPAVTAAPAGGALHRSTASSLASSSSGPSSTQPSTQTQASDSVTLLSNISNSTDLRSSWREFHNFTQSSTSKPVVHLRSMCPYPPVPLHGTFYFHNLENPGPSEFKYYIQYACYSGYTLAHGDVSSFCQPGGGWSGVTPVCQDLDECAEGLHQCHQSCINTFGSFRCGCHVGYQPTPDQASCVDVDECLLPAAATGCMFGCVNTPGSFLCSCPDGFSRLSADGRCQDIDECAVNNGLGPCKLQCHNLPGSYRCSCSSGYILAGDGHSCFAECPPGYRKKPLTLPENSTGQNPKLECVDINECLENMCEWQCINLPGSHRCICPRGYTLHRDGRHCKDNNECNQKNGGCSHLCLNRRGGYKCACPASHRMSSFSWKKCLLKTTAPSAG is encoded by the exons ATGGGACTCCTGGTGCCACTGGTCACTTTGGCTCTGGTCCAGGTTTCAG TGTTTGGAGACACGGGATGCAGTAGGTTTCAGAATCTGGACAATGGACAGACATTTTTCCGGTATGGTGGACTCATGGTGATCTTCCGCTGTCATCCGGGATACAAGCTCCATGGACACAAAACCAACAGCTGTGTGTCTGGACACTGGTCTCGGGAGCTTCCGGTTTGTGTTG GTTCAGGGTGCTCCCATCCAGGCTCGATCAGCCACGGGACGAGCAGGATGAATGAGGATGGCTCCTGGGCAGAGTTCAGCTGTAATAGAGGCTTTCGCTTACACGGCCCTTTAATGATATACTGCAAGGGCCACACCTGGAACAGCACAAAGCCAGACTGCAAAG aGGCAGACATTATGAGCTCAGTTTCACTCAACAGTCTCTACGACTTGAACGCGCTCCAGAAACTCcagatttctgcagcttttaaaaatcaactcCTCCACTTCAAAGCTGTCGGTGGCGGGGCTTCCAAAGAAGCACGCCTCAGATTCGACCGTCTGCCTTACGCGCCGttcaaaatgttaaagggtGAGAGATACAATCTAACAAACCCAAGAGGCGACCTCATTGAGCAGAGTCAGTGTTCCAGCGGTGGGACAGAGACAACCCAAGGAACCAGAAGGTTTGACTCCGTGGCGCAGACTTCACATGATTCAGCGAGAAATTCGGATAAAGCTGCACAAATGTTTTCCTCAGAAGatgattttccttccactgtccGGTCTGCTCATCAAACAGACGAGTCGCGTCTTTCAACCACACCTGCACCAGCTGGTCCCGCTGTTACTGCAGCACCTGCAGGTGGAGCTCTGCACCGGTCCACTGCTTCTTCCTTGGCTTCATCCTCCTCCGGTCCCAGTTCCACCCAGCCCAGCACGCAAACACAGGCCTCGGATAGCGTCACCCTTCTTTCAAACATCTCCAACTCAACTGACTTGAGATCCTCCTGGAGGGAATTTCACAACTTCACACAGTCCAGCACCTCAAAGCCAGTTGTGCATCTTCGATCTATGTGCCCATACCCACCTGTGCCTCTTCACGGGACGTTTTACTTCCACAATCTAGAGAACCCTGGCCCGAGTGAGTTTAAATATTACATCCAGTACGCCTGTTACAGTGGGTATACTCTGGCTCATGGAGACGTAAGCAGCTTCTGTCAGCCTGGAGGCGGCTGGAGCGGAGTCACCCCCGTCTGTCAGG ATCTGGACGAGTGCGCAGAGGGGCTGCATCAGTGTCACCAGAGTTGCATCAACACGTTTGGCTCCTTCAGGTGCGGCTGTCATGTCGGGTACCAACCAACTCCTGACCAGGCCTCTTGCGTCG ATGTTGACGAGTGCCTGCTGCCGGCAGCGGCCACAGGTTGTATGTTTGGCTGTGTTAACACTCCTGGGAGCTTCCTCTGCTCGTGTCCAGATGGCTTCAGCCGGCTGAGTGCAGATGGCCGCTGCCAAG ACATAGATGAATGTGCAGTTAATAACGGACTTGGACCCTGCAAGCTGCAGTGCCACAACTTACCAGGATCCTACAGGTGCTCCTGCTCTTCGGGCTACATCTTAGCAGGAGACGGACACAGCTGCTTCGCAGAGTGTCCACCTGGATACAGGAAGAAACCACTTACACTGCCAGAAAATTCAACAGGACAAAATCCAAAGCTGGAGTGCGTAG ATATAAACGAATGCCTGGAGAACATGTGTGAATGGCAGTGCATCAATCTGCCCGGCTCCCACCGCTGCATCTGCCCCCGAGGATACACACTGCACCGAGACGGGCGACATTGCAAAG ATAATAACGAGTGCAACCAGAAGAATGGAGGCTGCTCTCATTTGTGTTTGAACAGAAGAGGAGGTTATAAGTGTGCGTGTCCGGCCTCCCATCGTATGTCATCATTCAGCTGGAAGAAATGTTTGCTTAAGAcaacagcgccctctgctggctaA